In the genome of Mucisphaera calidilacus, one region contains:
- the pstB gene encoding phosphate ABC transporter ATP-binding protein PstB, with product MENTSAQSRRVWDDVGNEDLVRAGNRLEAIASGANVPSETHEALTSIDGVLHVDGFELWYGEAQALYDITMQIPRGEVTALVGPSGCGKSTLLRSVNRLNDLIDGVRIGGDMRLNGDTIYHSHVDVIELRKRMGMVFQKSNPFPMSIYENVVYPLRIDGERDRSILDEVCERSLRGAALWDEVKDRIKDSALSLSGGQQQRLCIARAIAAEPEVLLMDEPCSALDPIATGKIEDLIQELKGDYTILIVTHNMQQASRASDNTAFMYLGRLVEYGRTEDIFTNPHLSETESYITGRFG from the coding sequence ATGGAAAACACCTCCGCACAAAGCCGACGCGTCTGGGACGACGTCGGCAACGAAGACCTGGTCAGGGCCGGCAACCGACTCGAGGCCATCGCCAGCGGTGCCAACGTGCCCAGCGAAACCCACGAGGCGCTCACCAGCATCGACGGCGTCCTCCACGTCGACGGGTTCGAACTCTGGTACGGCGAGGCACAAGCCCTCTACGACATCACCATGCAGATACCACGCGGCGAGGTCACCGCGCTCGTCGGACCCTCCGGCTGCGGCAAGTCAACCCTCCTCCGATCCGTCAACCGACTCAACGACCTCATCGACGGTGTCCGCATCGGCGGCGACATGCGCCTCAACGGCGACACCATCTACCACTCGCACGTCGACGTCATCGAACTCCGAAAACGCATGGGCATGGTCTTCCAGAAGTCCAACCCCTTCCCCATGAGCATCTACGAGAATGTCGTCTACCCGCTCCGCATCGATGGCGAACGCGACCGCTCCATCCTCGACGAGGTCTGCGAACGATCACTCCGGGGGGCCGCCCTCTGGGACGAGGTCAAAGACCGGATCAAGGACAGCGCCCTGAGCCTCTCCGGCGGCCAGCAACAACGACTCTGCATCGCAAGAGCCATCGCCGCCGAACCCGAAGTCCTCCTGATGGACGAGCCCTGCTCCGCCCTCGACCCCATCGCCACCGGCAAGATCGAAGATCTCATCCAGGAACTCAAGGGCGACTACACCATCCTCATCGTCACCCACAACATGCAGCAGGCCTCCCGCGCCAGCGACAACACCGCCTTCATGTACCTCGGACGACTCGTCGAATACGGCCGCACCGAGGACATCTTCACCAACCCACACCTCTCCGAGACCGAGTCCTACATCACCGGACGATTCGGATAA
- a CDS encoding polysaccharide deacetylase family protein: protein MTHASPRLILLLILFFTGCSATTTTHMTTTPPDLDTRYQRISNNIGDTRYGPGGQVILRVAYEALLQKHAAGEGNLVGLEDLWAHALQEGFILFNDPDKRWGRTTAEETADMIGQTTIGPWQITVRNIRETYGPPYGIQPDWTPAQVNDFCRDHPDVQAMMIIDYIQRSYEQLGQRSPYAIQRYFWLEPYVTGEIGQSHDWTRSVLAKPPPGGTWQDLTPEMKADTGFYAKQILMGTPYTDTGLLYWLYTTGDTEGAKQALRTWRDQKRLRVIDQDDTLDTRTLEGTHYTLTEHPGNFTIQPRDVRYYADEPETQTAIRQLIAEVALETPPDASRFEIVQGGIVRGDPTQPALALIFTAGEHGDGSQHILDTLKNRNVPAGFFVTGDYTAITEHHPFLRRMVDEGHYLGPHSHAHLLYAPWDDRSTSLVTREQFTHDLNRNIEDLQAFGGAAGQPIFFIPPYEWYNQQHADWADDMGLRLFNFTIGTGSHRDWMPESHPRFRSSDQMLDDILTHEAESPTGLNGHLLLLHLGGQREDKMYRHLGTLIDELRRRGYTFRRVDQLLGPASR, encoded by the coding sequence ATGACACACGCATCACCACGACTCATCCTCCTCCTCATCCTCTTCTTCACTGGCTGCTCGGCCACAACGACCACCCACATGACCACCACCCCGCCCGACCTCGACACCCGCTACCAACGCATCAGCAACAACATCGGCGACACACGCTACGGCCCCGGCGGACAAGTCATCCTCAGAGTCGCCTACGAGGCCCTCCTACAAAAACACGCCGCCGGCGAAGGCAACCTCGTCGGCCTCGAGGACCTCTGGGCCCACGCCCTCCAGGAAGGCTTCATCCTCTTCAACGACCCCGACAAACGATGGGGACGCACCACCGCCGAAGAAACCGCCGACATGATCGGCCAGACCACCATCGGCCCATGGCAGATCACCGTCCGCAACATCCGCGAAACCTACGGGCCGCCCTACGGCATCCAGCCCGACTGGACACCCGCACAGGTCAACGACTTCTGCCGCGACCACCCCGACGTCCAGGCCATGATGATCATCGACTACATCCAGCGTTCCTACGAACAACTCGGGCAACGCTCGCCCTACGCCATCCAACGCTACTTCTGGCTCGAACCCTACGTCACCGGCGAGATCGGCCAGAGCCACGACTGGACACGATCCGTCCTCGCCAAGCCGCCGCCCGGCGGGACCTGGCAGGACCTCACGCCCGAAATGAAAGCCGACACCGGCTTCTACGCCAAGCAGATCCTCATGGGCACCCCCTACACCGACACCGGACTGCTCTACTGGCTCTACACCACCGGCGACACCGAAGGCGCCAAGCAGGCCCTGCGCACCTGGCGCGACCAGAAACGCCTCCGCGTCATCGATCAGGACGACACCCTCGACACACGCACGCTCGAAGGCACCCACTACACCCTCACCGAACACCCCGGCAACTTCACCATCCAGCCGCGCGACGTCCGCTACTACGCCGACGAACCCGAAACCCAGACGGCCATCCGACAACTGATCGCCGAGGTCGCCCTCGAAACCCCGCCCGACGCCAGCCGATTCGAGATCGTCCAGGGAGGCATCGTCCGAGGCGACCCCACACAGCCCGCGCTCGCCCTGATCTTCACCGCCGGCGAGCATGGCGACGGCTCACAGCACATCCTCGACACCCTCAAAAATCGCAACGTCCCCGCGGGCTTCTTCGTCACAGGCGACTACACCGCCATCACCGAACACCACCCCTTCCTCCGACGCATGGTCGACGAAGGACACTACCTCGGCCCCCACTCCCACGCACACCTGCTCTACGCTCCCTGGGATGACCGCTCAACCTCCCTCGTCACCCGCGAGCAGTTCACCCACGACCTCAACCGCAACATCGAAGACCTCCAGGCCTTCGGCGGCGCAGCCGGCCAACCCATCTTCTTCATCCCGCCCTACGAGTGGTACAACCAGCAGCACGCCGACTGGGCCGACGACATGGGCCTCCGCCTCTTCAACTTCACCATCGGCACCGGATCCCACCGCGACTGGATGCCCGAATCCCACCCCAGATTCCGAAGCTCCGACCAGATGCTCGACGACATCCTGACCCACGAGGCCGAATCACCCACAGGACTCAACGGCCACCTGCTCCTGCTCCACCTCGGCGGCCAGCGCGAGGACAAGATGTACCGCCACCTCGGCACACTCATCGACGAACTCCGCCGCCGCGGCTACACCTTCCGCAGGGTCGATCAACTGCTCGGACCGGCATCCAGGTAA
- a CDS encoding NmrA family NAD(P)-binding protein, producing MHPDTILVTGATGNTGREVVRALLANGHPVRAATSNPDRARACLPDTVSVTRLDLMDPQTWDQAICGCSGIFLLRPPAVSNVSHTLNPFIDRAAGIASPHIVFLSVLGAERNAHIPHHKTEKHLMASPCPWTILRPGFFAQNLQDAYLNDIRQDNRLYVPAGSGRVAFIDLHDLGDLTAAIFREPDTHHGCAYSLTGPKAFSFDEVAAILIEELQQTIRYQPAGTLPYLFHLLSRRRQSFLHAVIQTWLHLGLRKGDAEQIDPTLERLLKRPPRNVADYIRDHHKIWLTY from the coding sequence ATGCACCCAGACACCATTCTGGTCACCGGAGCCACGGGCAACACCGGACGAGAGGTTGTTCGGGCGCTCTTGGCGAACGGTCATCCCGTCCGCGCCGCGACCTCCAACCCCGACCGTGCCCGTGCCTGCCTGCCCGACACCGTCTCGGTCACCCGACTCGATCTCATGGACCCGCAAACCTGGGATCAGGCAATCTGCGGCTGCTCGGGCATCTTCCTGCTCAGACCACCCGCGGTCTCCAACGTCTCTCACACGCTCAATCCCTTCATCGACCGTGCAGCAGGGATCGCCTCGCCCCACATCGTCTTTCTCTCCGTCCTCGGAGCCGAACGAAACGCCCACATCCCCCATCACAAAACCGAAAAGCACCTGATGGCATCGCCATGCCCGTGGACCATCTTGCGGCCCGGTTTCTTCGCACAGAACCTGCAGGACGCCTATCTGAACGATATCCGACAGGACAATCGTCTCTACGTCCCCGCCGGTTCGGGACGCGTGGCGTTCATCGATCTTCACGATCTGGGCGATCTGACCGCAGCAATCTTCCGCGAACCCGACACACACCACGGATGTGCCTATTCACTGACCGGCCCCAAGGCCTTCTCCTTCGACGAAGTCGCGGCCATCCTGATCGAAGAACTCCAACAAACCATACGATACCAACCCGCCGGCACACTACCTTACCTCTTTCACCTGCTGTCCAGACGACGACAATCATTCCTGCACGCTGTCATCCAGACATGGCTGCACCTAGGCCTGCGAAAAGGCGATGCTGAGCAGATCGACCCAACCCTCGAACGACTTCTGAAAAGGCCGCCGCGAAACGTCGCCGACTACATACGCGATCACCACAAGATCTGGCTCACATACTAA
- a CDS encoding carbonic anhydrase: protein MKAEQVLEELRRGNERFREGRMVTRDYASEGKAAVAGQSPGAVVLSCMDSRVPVEAIFDQGIGDVFVLRVAGNVVNADVLGSLEFATRVVKTHLVVVLGHTDCGAVKGAIAGVELGHLTGLLERLGPAVEEGGGDVDAVIEANVRRMMAAITRESGVVGELVERGEVVVVGGVYDLATRAVRWL from the coding sequence ATGAAGGCCGAGCAGGTGTTGGAGGAACTGCGTCGTGGCAACGAGCGATTTCGTGAGGGTCGGATGGTGACGCGAGACTACGCGTCGGAGGGCAAGGCGGCGGTGGCGGGGCAGTCGCCTGGTGCTGTGGTGCTGAGTTGCATGGACTCGCGGGTTCCCGTGGAGGCGATTTTCGATCAGGGGATCGGCGACGTGTTTGTGCTGCGTGTTGCGGGGAACGTGGTGAACGCGGACGTGCTGGGGTCGCTGGAGTTCGCGACGCGTGTGGTGAAGACGCATTTGGTGGTGGTTCTGGGTCACACGGACTGCGGCGCGGTGAAGGGCGCGATCGCGGGGGTGGAGTTGGGGCACCTGACGGGTCTGCTGGAGCGGCTCGGGCCGGCGGTTGAGGAGGGTGGCGGTGACGTCGACGCGGTGATCGAGGCGAACGTGCGTCGGATGATGGCGGCGATCACGCGGGAGAGCGGTGTGGTGGGTGAGTTGGTGGAGCGGGGCGAGGTCGTGGTGGTGGGCGGGGTGTACGACCTGGCGACTCGTGCGGTGCGGTGGTTGTGA
- a CDS encoding glycoside hydrolase family 31 protein, with product MYFNKTHQPENFVFNHDKRNAPQIAIDGKSFRYNWKHLGENVHRLELRERRWPAQHSQAELTADFNTDEPSSADFDPKYGVTLNTPDGETLLTSEPGRVLGVSGQSWLMQFAFNKDMRFYGMGEKVLGLELSGIHTKFWNTDVWADFNMMQVIHGQPDPMYLSIPYLIVKRGNDYIGILLNNPYAAFMSTNPRINIAGQSDADDDTRTRFFVGAPDGRPEIYFIVGPTLADLTRKLQRLVGTTPLPPLWSLGHHQCRWGYASFKDLDTVDQQLRKHKIPNDGLWLDIDYMTGFRVFTWDQKHWPRLEAQIDKLQANGQRVIPIIDPGVKLDTKYDVYKSGKRAGVYCKNPADTDFVGFVWPGTTVFPDFSQPRTREWWAGWIAKAVATPGIEGVWIDMNDPSTGASVNSEMLFDDGKLPHDAYHNQYAFGMAKATHEGFLKHAPDQRPFILTRSGYISSSRYSAAWTGDNYANDHHLKTAIPTTLNLALSGLPFNGPDVPGFGGDASPELAIAWYKAGFLFPVLRNHTHRGQRHQEPYAFNARVTRITRHYIRLRYKLLPYLYNLFVQQEAAGEAILRPLFYDFADKAKLPLDRIEDQFMVGPAIMQAPHLESEPAPRDIVLPKANWYDARTGRWIAGDRTIKAKPDDETTPLFIRDGAVIPMRPGTPTDNHTDLADIELHLFLSPDFKGKATCTYAADDGLSYAYQRGERTTITLDVQRKNNHVTVTLRDADFAYSKLKVRFVTYGNKDTITLRTDDDQRELNLREHRWTLTGGKLTGLKSAPVTLG from the coding sequence ATGTACTTCAACAAGACCCACCAGCCCGAAAACTTCGTCTTCAACCACGACAAACGAAACGCACCCCAGATCGCCATCGACGGCAAGAGCTTCCGCTACAACTGGAAGCACCTCGGCGAGAACGTCCACCGACTCGAACTCCGCGAGCGACGCTGGCCCGCGCAGCACAGCCAGGCCGAACTCACCGCCGACTTCAACACCGACGAACCCTCCTCCGCCGACTTCGACCCGAAGTATGGCGTCACGCTCAACACGCCCGACGGCGAAACCCTCCTCACCTCCGAACCCGGACGCGTCCTCGGCGTCTCGGGCCAGTCATGGCTCATGCAGTTCGCATTCAACAAAGACATGCGCTTCTACGGCATGGGCGAGAAAGTCCTCGGGCTCGAACTCTCAGGCATCCACACCAAGTTCTGGAACACCGACGTCTGGGCCGACTTCAACATGATGCAGGTCATCCACGGCCAGCCCGACCCCATGTACCTCTCCATCCCCTACCTCATCGTCAAACGCGGCAACGACTACATCGGCATCCTCCTCAACAACCCCTACGCCGCCTTCATGTCCACCAACCCCAGAATCAACATCGCCGGACAGTCCGACGCCGACGACGACACACGCACACGCTTCTTCGTCGGTGCGCCCGACGGCCGACCCGAGATCTACTTCATCGTCGGCCCCACCCTCGCCGACCTCACACGCAAACTCCAGCGACTCGTCGGCACCACGCCCCTGCCCCCGCTCTGGTCCCTCGGCCACCACCAGTGCCGCTGGGGCTACGCCAGCTTCAAAGACCTCGACACGGTCGACCAGCAACTCCGCAAGCACAAGATCCCCAACGACGGCCTCTGGCTCGACATCGACTACATGACCGGCTTCCGCGTCTTCACCTGGGACCAGAAACACTGGCCACGACTCGAGGCGCAGATCGACAAGCTCCAGGCCAACGGCCAACGCGTCATCCCCATCATCGACCCGGGCGTCAAACTCGACACCAAGTACGACGTCTACAAGTCCGGCAAACGCGCCGGGGTCTACTGCAAGAACCCCGCCGACACCGACTTCGTCGGCTTCGTCTGGCCCGGCACCACCGTCTTCCCCGACTTCTCTCAGCCCCGCACCCGCGAGTGGTGGGCCGGCTGGATCGCCAAGGCCGTCGCCACCCCAGGCATCGAGGGCGTCTGGATCGACATGAACGACCCCTCCACCGGAGCATCCGTCAACAGCGAGATGCTCTTCGACGACGGCAAACTCCCCCACGACGCCTACCACAACCAGTACGCCTTCGGCATGGCCAAGGCCACCCACGAGGGATTCCTCAAGCACGCCCCCGACCAGCGACCCTTCATCCTCACACGCAGCGGCTACATCTCCTCCAGCCGATACTCCGCCGCGTGGACGGGCGACAACTACGCCAACGACCACCACCTCAAGACCGCCATCCCCACCACCCTCAACCTCGCCCTCTCCGGACTCCCCTTCAACGGCCCCGACGTCCCGGGCTTCGGCGGCGACGCCAGCCCCGAACTCGCCATCGCCTGGTACAAGGCCGGCTTCCTCTTCCCCGTCCTCCGCAACCACACCCACCGCGGACAACGCCACCAGGAACCCTACGCCTTCAACGCCAGAGTCACCCGCATCACCCGCCACTATATCCGACTCCGCTACAAGCTCCTGCCCTACCTCTACAACCTCTTCGTCCAGCAGGAAGCCGCCGGCGAGGCCATCCTCCGCCCCCTCTTCTACGACTTCGCCGACAAGGCAAAACTGCCCCTCGACCGCATCGAAGACCAGTTCATGGTCGGCCCCGCCATCATGCAGGCACCCCACCTCGAATCCGAACCCGCCCCACGCGACATCGTCCTCCCCAAGGCCAACTGGTACGACGCACGCACCGGCCGGTGGATCGCTGGCGACCGCACCATCAAGGCCAAACCCGACGACGAAACCACACCCCTCTTCATCCGCGACGGCGCCGTCATCCCCATGCGCCCCGGCACACCCACCGACAACCACACCGACCTCGCCGACATCGAACTCCACCTCTTCCTCAGCCCCGACTTCAAGGGCAAAGCAACCTGCACCTACGCCGCCGACGACGGCCTCTCCTACGCCTACCAGCGTGGCGAACGCACCACCATCACCCTCGACGTCCAGCGGAAGAACAACCACGTCACCGTGACACTCCGCGACGCCGACTTCGCCTACAGCAAGCTCAAAGTCCGCTTCGTGACCTACGGCAACAAGGACACCATCACCCTCCGAACCGACGACGACCAACGCGAACTCAACCTCCGCGAACACCGATGGACGCTCACGGGCGGCAAACTCACCGGACTCAAGTCCGCGCCCGTCACCCTCGGCTAA
- a CDS encoding peptidylprolyl isomerase: MKTATIETNKGIITLELYDDKTPKTVANFEKLAGEAYYDGLKFHRVIEDFMIQGGCPKGDGTGGPGYTFEDEFHPDLKHDGPGVLSMANAGPNTNGSQFFITHVETSWLDGKHSVFGRVTEGQDVVNAIQQGDEIKKVTVSS, translated from the coding sequence ATGAAGACGGCAACGATCGAGACGAACAAGGGCATCATCACGCTGGAGTTGTACGACGACAAGACGCCTAAGACGGTGGCGAACTTCGAGAAGCTGGCTGGCGAGGCTTACTACGACGGCCTGAAGTTTCACCGTGTGATCGAGGATTTCATGATCCAGGGCGGCTGCCCGAAGGGCGACGGCACGGGCGGGCCGGGGTACACGTTCGAGGACGAGTTCCACCCCGACCTCAAGCACGACGGTCCGGGCGTGCTGTCGATGGCGAACGCGGGGCCGAACACCAACGGCTCGCAGTTTTTCATTACGCACGTCGAGACGTCGTGGCTGGACGGCAAGCACTCGGTGTTCGGGCGTGTGACCGAGGGGCAGGACGTGGTCAACGCGATCCAGCAGGGCGATGAGATCAAGAAGGTGACGGTGAGCTCTTAA
- a CDS encoding NADH-quinone oxidoreductase subunit A, whose product MLMTLAQAAATDFNHYAALGVLLLIAIGFGIAAVFATVIIGPNRDGAVKGAVYESGMNPWGTARRRFNVRFYMVAMTFLLFDVEIAFLYPWAVTYPSLDPESGLGGVFLGRLLFFLLTSVIAFAYAWRKGVFKYD is encoded by the coding sequence ATGTTGATGACGCTTGCCCAGGCTGCTGCCACGGATTTCAACCACTACGCCGCGCTCGGCGTGCTGCTGCTGATCGCGATCGGTTTCGGGATCGCGGCGGTGTTCGCGACGGTGATCATCGGCCCGAACCGCGATGGCGCTGTGAAGGGTGCGGTGTACGAGTCGGGCATGAACCCGTGGGGCACGGCTCGGCGGCGATTCAACGTTCGCTTCTATATGGTGGCGATGACGTTCCTGCTTTTTGATGTCGAGATCGCGTTTCTCTACCCGTGGGCGGTGACGTACCCGAGCCTGGACCCGGAGAGCGGTCTGGGCGGCGTGTTTCTCGGGCGTCTGCTGTTCTTCCTGCTGACGTCGGTGATCGCGTTTGCGTACGCGTGGCGCAAGGGCGTCTTCAAGTACGACTAG
- a CDS encoding thymidylate synthase gives MRQYLDLMQHVLDEGTVKTDRTGTGTRSVFGHQMRFDLAEGFPLVTTKKLHLRSIIHELLWFIAGDTNIGYLKDNGVSIWDEWADDQGDLGPVYGRQWRSFPKPDGTTVDQLGDVVTQLRKAPDSRRHIVCAWNPGQIDQMALPPCHALFQFYVADNKLSCQLYQRSADIFLGVPFNIASYALLTLMIAQVTDLQPGDFIHTLGDAHLYLNHLDQAREQLTREPRPLPRMSLDPNIRSLEAFRFEHFTLLDYNPHPHIKAPVAV, from the coding sequence ATGCGCCAGTACCTCGACCTCATGCAACACGTCCTCGACGAGGGCACCGTCAAGACCGACCGCACCGGAACCGGAACACGCTCGGTCTTCGGCCACCAGATGCGCTTCGACCTCGCCGAAGGCTTCCCCCTCGTCACCACCAAGAAACTCCACCTCCGCTCCATCATCCACGAGCTGCTCTGGTTCATCGCCGGCGACACCAACATCGGCTACCTCAAGGACAACGGCGTCTCCATCTGGGACGAGTGGGCCGACGACCAAGGCGACCTCGGCCCCGTCTACGGCAGGCAGTGGCGATCCTTCCCCAAACCCGACGGAACCACCGTCGATCAACTCGGCGACGTCGTCACCCAGCTCCGCAAAGCACCCGACTCCCGCAGACACATCGTCTGCGCCTGGAACCCCGGCCAGATCGACCAGATGGCACTCCCACCCTGCCACGCACTGTTCCAGTTCTACGTCGCCGACAACAAACTCAGCTGCCAGCTCTATCAGCGATCCGCCGACATCTTCCTCGGCGTCCCCTTCAACATCGCCAGCTACGCACTGCTCACCCTCATGATCGCCCAGGTCACCGACCTCCAGCCCGGCGATTTCATCCACACCCTCGGCGACGCCCACCTCTACCTCAACCACCTCGACCAGGCCCGCGAGCAACTCACCCGCGAACCCCGCCCCCTCCCACGCATGTCACTCGACCCCAACATCCGATCCCTCGAAGCCTTCCGCTTCGAGCACTTCACCCTCCTCGACTACAACCCCCACCCCCACATCAAGGCACCCGTCGCCGTCTGA
- a CDS encoding dihydrofolate reductase, with protein MILSLIYARSENHVIGRDGKLPWRLPEDFRHFKRTTLGHPIIMGRRTFEDHNAVLPGRTNIVLTRNPDFPFPGITARRTLDDALAPYRDTDEEVFIIGGAGLFAEAFPMADRVYETVVHAEVEGDVVLSAFDFSGWNHEVLMEHPVDERHEIGFTVTRRSRMSHE; from the coding sequence ATGATCCTCTCCCTCATCTACGCCCGATCCGAAAACCACGTCATCGGACGCGACGGCAAGCTCCCCTGGCGCCTCCCCGAAGACTTCAGACACTTTAAACGCACCACCCTCGGCCACCCCATCATCATGGGACGCAGAACCTTCGAAGACCACAACGCCGTCCTCCCCGGCCGAACCAACATCGTCCTCACCCGAAATCCCGACTTCCCCTTCCCCGGCATCACCGCCCGCCGAACCCTCGACGACGCCCTCGCCCCCTACCGCGACACCGACGAGGAAGTCTTCATCATCGGCGGCGCGGGGCTGTTCGCCGAGGCGTTCCCGATGGCCGATCGGGTCTACGAGACGGTGGTCCACGCGGAGGTGGAGGGAGATGTGGTGCTGTCGGCGTTTGATTTCAGCGGGTGGAACCATGAGGTGCTGATGGAGCATCCGGTGGATGAGCGGCATGAGATAGGTTTTACTGTCACGAGAAGGAGTCGCATGAGCCATGAATGA
- a CDS encoding DUF4145 domain-containing protein, with the protein MNDDYTDYPFGGHDFTPVSHAFDMALDQYRSDKIDRYASTCKIDYEAAKINIQKIEEWIADLFRSSHTLETPKTGSFKEILTSIMISGDSGVDDMLYARSAILQSLGMQFLETFEEAENEIFTLLNLANDTSYSRKSKRYINRVTRCYLWSLYPECIAMCRSVLDVEMQAEIPSDACEITLRNFKKWREGKRFVDLADRIKAARLTKRLPKKDFDAATRIREIGNNILHGKQLSSIDKDMALNCIKDLFAVLTALEKSRPSTS; encoded by the coding sequence ATGAATGATGACTACACAGATTATCCATTTGGTGGCCATGATTTTACACCTGTGAGCCATGCATTCGATATGGCTCTTGACCAGTACAGGAGTGATAAAATTGATCGTTATGCAAGTACTTGCAAAATTGACTATGAGGCTGCCAAAATAAATATCCAGAAGATCGAAGAGTGGATTGCTGATTTATTCAGAAGTAGCCATACGCTAGAAACGCCGAAGACAGGGTCATTTAAAGAGATTTTAACTTCAATCATGATTTCTGGTGATTCTGGCGTTGACGACATGCTTTATGCAAGAAGCGCGATACTGCAATCGCTGGGCATGCAATTTCTTGAGACATTCGAGGAGGCAGAGAATGAGATTTTTACGTTACTAAATTTGGCCAACGACACCAGCTATTCACGCAAATCCAAGCGTTACATAAACCGGGTTACGAGATGCTATCTCTGGTCACTTTACCCTGAATGTATAGCGATGTGTAGGTCTGTTCTTGATGTAGAGATGCAGGCTGAAATACCCTCCGATGCATGCGAGATTACGCTACGCAACTTCAAGAAATGGCGAGAAGGCAAGCGATTTGTTGACTTGGCGGATCGCATCAAGGCGGCGAGACTCACGAAGCGATTGCCAAAGAAAGATTTTGATGCAGCAACACGAATTAGAGAAATCGGCAATAATATTCTTCATGGAAAACAGCTATCTAGCATAGATAAAGATATGGCTCTTAATTGCATTAAGGACTTGTTCGCCGTATTAACGGCTTTGGAGAAGAGTAGGCCAAGTACATCATAG
- a CDS encoding exo-beta-N-acetylmuramidase NamZ family protein, whose product MSKRRDNAVGLGIDRVLAGEVSLPGASSIGMLTHSPAVVGGRPDLPSYAALHEAGVPVVRLFSPEHGLAGVAADGQKVADGVDGLTGLPVVSLYGEVLEPTEASLAGLDLMVVDLQDVGSRFYTYAWALWHLLIAAGRAGLPCVLLDRPNPIGGVPGRCEGPLMTPECTTYLGRYGVPVRHGLTLGEMARLWVAEGAVDVGLGVIPMSGWERSMLWSETGLPWVAPSPALRRAASALLYPGLCFFEATNVGVGRGTERSFECVSAAWLDAGAAADAVMATWGVTVQAEAVAEGVVVLTVVDEAAFEPVCFGLWLLCEIRRGHDAFAWATYPTNAHPSGEDHLVRLLGRADALELILNACALIGSERQVFLRESTRLAGWADRVTPVLLYT is encoded by the coding sequence ATGAGCAAGCGTCGGGACAACGCGGTGGGGTTGGGGATTGATCGTGTTCTGGCGGGGGAGGTTTCGCTGCCCGGGGCGTCGTCGATCGGGATGCTGACGCACAGCCCGGCGGTGGTGGGCGGGCGTCCTGACTTGCCTTCATACGCGGCGTTGCACGAGGCGGGCGTTCCGGTGGTGCGTTTGTTCTCGCCTGAGCATGGGCTTGCGGGAGTGGCGGCGGACGGGCAGAAGGTGGCTGACGGTGTGGACGGTCTCACGGGATTGCCGGTGGTGAGCCTGTATGGCGAGGTGCTGGAGCCGACGGAGGCATCGCTTGCGGGTCTGGACCTGATGGTGGTGGACCTGCAGGACGTGGGATCGCGGTTCTATACCTACGCGTGGGCGTTATGGCATTTGTTGATCGCGGCGGGTCGTGCGGGTCTGCCTTGCGTGTTGCTGGATCGGCCGAACCCGATCGGTGGTGTGCCGGGGCGGTGTGAGGGGCCGCTGATGACGCCTGAGTGCACGACGTACCTGGGGCGGTACGGCGTTCCGGTGCGTCATGGTCTGACGCTTGGCGAGATGGCGCGGCTTTGGGTGGCGGAGGGTGCGGTGGACGTGGGACTGGGCGTGATCCCGATGTCGGGTTGGGAGCGGTCGATGTTGTGGTCGGAGACGGGGCTGCCCTGGGTTGCGCCTTCGCCTGCGCTTCGGCGAGCGGCGTCGGCGTTGTTGTACCCGGGGCTGTGCTTTTTCGAGGCGACGAATGTTGGTGTTGGTCGCGGGACGGAGCGTTCGTTCGAGTGTGTCTCGGCGGCGTGGCTGGATGCCGGTGCGGCGGCGGATGCGGTGATGGCGACGTGGGGCGTGACGGTACAGGCGGAGGCGGTTGCGGAGGGTGTGGTGGTTCTGACGGTGGTTGATGAAGCGGCCTTCGAGCCGGTCTGCTTCGGGTTGTGGTTGTTGTGCGAAATCAGGCGTGGGCATGACGCGTTCGCGTGGGCGACGTATCCGACCAATGCCCATCCGAGTGGCGAGGACCATCTGGTGCGGTTGCTGGGGCGGGCGGATGCGCTGGAATTGATCCTGAACGCATGCGCTTTGATCGGGAGCGAACGACAGGTTTTCCTCCGGGAATCCACGAGGTTAGCTGGCTGGGCTGATCGCGTAACCCCAGTTCTGCTCTACACCTAG